Proteins encoded within one genomic window of Suricata suricatta isolate VVHF042 chromosome 17, meerkat_22Aug2017_6uvM2_HiC, whole genome shotgun sequence:
- the P2RX1 gene encoding P2X purinoceptor 1 translates to MAQRLQDELSAFFFEYDTPRMVLVRNKKVGVVFRLIQFVVLVYVIGWVFVYEKGYQTSSGLISSVSVKLKGLAVTQLPGLGSQVWDVADYVFPAQGDSSFVIMTNFIATPRQTQGYCAEHPEGGICKDDNGCTPGKAERKAQGIRTGKCVPFNDTVQTCEIFGWCPVEVDDNVPRPALLQEAENFTLFIKNSISFPRFKVNRRNLVEEVDEAYMKTCLYHKVLHPLCPVFRLGYVVQESGQNFRTLAEKGGVVGITIDWHCDLDWHVRHCKPVYEFHGLYEEKNLSRGFNFRFARHFMENGTNHRHLFKVFGIRFDILVDGKAGKFDIIPTMTTIGSGIGIFGVATVLCDLLLLHILPKRHYYKQKKFKYAEDMGPGAGERDPTATSSTLGLQENMRTS, encoded by the exons ATGGCACAGCGGCTCCAGGACGAGCtgtctgctttcttctttgaGTATGACACTCCCAGAATGGTGCTCGTGCGCAACAAGAAGGTGGGCGTCGTCTTTCGCCTGATCCAGTTCGTGGTTCTGGTCTACGTCATTGG GTGGGTGTTTGTCTACGAGAAAGGCTACCAGACCTCAAGTGGCCTCATCAGCAGCGTGTCTGTGAAGCTCAAGGGTCTGGCCGTGACACAGCTTCCAGGCCTGGGCTCCCAGGTCTGGGATGTAGCTGATTACGTCTTCCCAGCCCAG GGGGACAGCTCTTTCGTGATCATGACCAATTTCATTGCGACCCCCCGACAGACTCAAGGCTACTGTGCAGAG CACCCGGAAGGGGGCATATGCAAAGATGACAATGGTTGTACCCCagggaaggcagaaaggaaggccCAAG GGATCCGCACCGGCAAGTGTGTGCCCTTCAACGACACCGTGCAGACATGTGAGATCTTCGGCTGGTGTCCAGTGGAGGTGGATGACAATGTCCCACG ccctgcccttctCCAAGAAGCCGAGAACTTCACTCTCTTCATCAAGAACAGCATCAGCTTTCCACGCTTCAAGGTCAACAG GCGCAACCTGGTTGAAGAGGTGGATGAGGCCTACATGAAGACCTGTCTCTATCACAAGGTCTTGCACCCGCTGTGCCCTGTCTTCAGGCTTGGCTATGTGGTACAAGAGTCAGGACAGAATTTTCGCACCTTGGCTGAAAAG GGCGGCGTGGTAGGCATCACCATCGACTGGCACTGTGACCTGGACTGGCATGTGAGACACTGCAAGCCCGTCTACGAGTTCCATGGACTGTATGAGGAGAAAAACCTGTCTCGAGGCTTCAACTTCAG GTTTGCCAGGCACTTCATGGAAAACGGGACCAACCACCGGCACCTCTTCAAGGTGTTTGGGATTCGCTTTGACATTCTTGTGGATGGCAAG GCTGGGAAGTTTGACATCATCCCCACAATGACCACCATTGGCTCTGGGATTGGCATCTTTGGAGTG GCTACGGTTCTCTGTGACCTGTTGCTGCTCCACATCCTGCCCAAGAGGCACTACTACAAGCAGAAGAAGTTCAAGTATGCGGAGGACATGGGGCCAGGGGCG GGTGAACGTGACCCCACAGCCACCAGCTCCACCCTGGGCCTGCAGGAGAACATGAGGACGTCCTGA